A stretch of DNA from Peromyscus maniculatus bairdii isolate BWxNUB_F1_BW_parent chromosome 7, HU_Pman_BW_mat_3.1, whole genome shotgun sequence:
TTACCTGGAATGCAGAACATCAGTGAATGACCTCCAGGCCAGATCTGGTGCTGTTCttcacagaaacccacagccaccacaaTTATATCCCCTGTTTTGCAGCGACccttttgaagtcttttttttgtttgttttttccccagacaTGCAGAATGCCTTTTCAGTGCACTTATTCCGATCCAACCTTGTTTGGGCTCAGATGAGCTCTGTTTATATTCAGTGTCTCATTTTACTTTTCACTCTGACAAGCTCATTCTTGAAACTGTTTAATGTAACTTTTCATTCAGAACATACTATGAACTGAAAATTAAAGATGCCTAATTTATGgcatagagaaaaaaatgtcatctcAGAGAAACCAAACTGAAAGAAGTAAAATACTGCATACACACTGTTCAAGATGAGGAAAAAGTATGATGTTTTTATTAgatttaaatatttcctaatcTTGATATGCTGTGTCTTCTGCTTGGATGACCAGATGCCATGTATTCTCACTGAGGTCATATTCACTTGATTATTTGCTTAACATTCATCCTAGAACTACACTTACATTGAGTGTTGGATTTTAATGAGCCCCTTACAGTAAACACACAGGAAAACGTCCTCCATATTTGTTAAAATATGTTTTGTGGTGAATTCCATCATacattggttttgctttgttttctttaaatgactATGCAGTGCACTgtgttttttcctcctctttggaCTAGATTTAGGAAAACaagggttaaaaaataaaatgtttaattctgGTAATGATATgaaactttaaatttaaaatatatgctaCTGCTTGCTTTCATATCTACTATATTATACCATGTTAATCATATGTATGTGTAATTCAGTAATCTGAATATTTGTAATATAGTTATGTAGCTAACCTCAGCTCAGCTCAGATTGCTTTTAGGGATCAGAGTATAGACATGATTAGGAATACATAAATTCATCTCAGTATAAAGCACATTTATTATGAAGATGTTTTTCTTCTTACAAGCTTCACCAATGCATTTTTTACTTCCTTGTTTCTCAGACTGTATATCAGTGGATTTAGCATGGGAATCACTGTAGTATAAAACACTGAGGTCACTTTCTCATGGATGAGTGAACCATTCGAAGCAGGTTTCAGATACATGGACATGAGCGACccataaaatataagaacagctGTCAGGTGGGAGCTGCAGGTGTTAAAGGCTTTGGATTTGCCCTCTTTCGAGTGGATGTGGAGGATGCTGGCCAGAATAAACCCATAAGATATGATTATTGTCAGGCTGGTGGCTACCATATTAAATCCACCAATGATAAAAATCAAAAGCTCATCAATATAAGTGCTGGAACAGGAGAGTTGAATAAGAGGTACGATGTCACAGAAATAATGTTTAATGATGTTGGATTTGCAGAAAGATAACCTTAGTATACAGCCCCCATGAATCACAGCGTCAGTGAAGCCCACTGAAAAGACAGCAGCCACCAGTAAAGAACAGACCCGAGGGGACATGATGACAGCATAGAGCAACGGACTGCAGATGGCCACATAACGATCGTAGGCCATGGCGGCCAACATGTAGCATTCAGAAAtgacaaaaatacagaaaaagaagagcTGAGCCATACAATTGGAGTAAGAGATAGCTTTATCCCTGCTTAGAAACCCCACCAGCATTTTGGGAGTAACAACAGACGAGTAGCAGAAATCTAAAAAGGACAAACTACTGAGAAAATAGTACATGGGGGTATGCAGTTGAGAGTTCAGCTTGATGAGCGCCATCATGCCAAGATTTCCCACCATAGTGACGATGTAAATCAccaagaagagacagaagaggggcAGCTGAAGAGCTGGCTCCTCACTTAACCCCAACAGCAGAAACTCAGTCACCGTAGAGTGATTTCTTAAGCTCATTCTCCTCTGAGAAATTTGTAAAGATGAGTGGGGGAGGAAATGTCAAATAAGAGCAAATCCTTGTTGTTCTCCAGTCCTCCAGAGCCCAGGTGTTTCTAGTTGTGAAAAACAAAGACTGTTATAAAATTCAAAGGGTCAGCATATACATTGGGAAGTCAGTAAGCACCTACTACCATCGGTTTTATGAACCACCAATACACCACCTCCAGGGCCTCAAATTCTCTGGGCAAAGGATCAAACATTCCACCCTAGAATCTAGGACAGGAGTCATGCTAAGGGTTGTGAAGGCATTCTCCTGAAGCAAATCAGCAGAAGTGCATAACTAAGAGGGTGGAAccaagacatttctcaaaagccTGTGTGACTGCGGCTCACTCTGCTTTACCAACACAGAAGTTGTTATTACaatcaactattttttttttttgcattctagATTTTCCAGCATTGGTAAGAGAATACCGGCTAAGTGAAAGTATTAAGAGGTATTGCATGAAATGAATACTCAAGGATCATTTACTAGAAACATCTGATGAGTTACAGAGACAATTCCTCAGTTCTCCTAAAGGACtatatagaataaaatatttccaaGTGTTTAATGATAGGCCActtggacacttttttttttcttttttatagcaaTAGTGTGACTTGGGAAACAAGTTCTCATGCATTAGCAGTATTTTCAAGTGTTAAATGGTTTTCCTGCTTGAAAGTCTGTTCTCCTCACACTTACAGATGATGGGAGAATGCTGAACTCCCAAAGGCATTCCAGGCTTCTTGATCTCAGCTCCTGTCTGGGCTCAGACTTCACCACTACTGCTTCCACTATGGGAACATCAGCAACCCGGAGATCTGTATCTCTTCCTGGAGGCTTCCAAACAGCACTGTTTTCATCCTCATCCTCTATTCTCATCCTCTGGTGAAGAGCCAAGATGGTAATCTTGAAGTAGCCTGCCCTCAGGTTGAACAAGGTCTTGTCTCTGAGGCCTGACTACTTTTTTCTTGGTGTCGTGCTaaccacagagctctgtctgAACTTTCACATATGGAGTCCTTCCCAGGCTTGTATCTATCATTTTCTCAACCTCCGGTTCTGGATCTGTCTCCCTCCATGACTCTTCAAGAAGCTGTTCCATTTTGGTTTCCAATCAGTTATTAACATTAAGGACAAGATACTATTTGGCTACCTGAACTTCCAAAGATGCAGGAAATCCCTATTTCCCAGAACCTTCTCTCTTTCTGAAGAAAGGGAGCTTAATGACATTCAACAGGTATTTTCTTAGTGGGGCTCAACTCTACAAAGCACAAATCTTTTGTGTCATGAGCAAATGGGGGTAACCAGTTGCCCTTGGCCTGTTACAGAAACACCTACGTGTCTTCCTGTCCCATTACCCCTTACCAGTTAGGgcacacatatgcagacaagTCATAATGACtgtacagaaagacaaagaaaggggGTGTTCAACAGGATTCGTattctcatgttttattttttctttaatctcaTGAATGTTTCCATACCCGTCTTTAATCTGCCCTGAGGGTCACACACACTCTAACCATTCTCAGTACATATCTAATCCTCCCACACAAGCCCCTAGTCTTACTGGCCTTTTTATCAAAGGAAAatgttcctgtttcttcttttgttctagtGGCCTACATATTTCTGACTTCTGTTCAAATcagttctcttttttatttttcctaatgtCCATGGAAATCTTAGGTTTATGTCCTTTCTCCTCAAAATGGTCCATTGTCCATCAGCATCTGCATCACTTGGGAGCTTGTTAGGACAAATCTTGAAACACATAGTGTATTTCAACTTATGGTGCATATCCAATCAACCTAGCTACACTTGAAGTGCTCAGTAGCCACTTAGAGGCTATCTTACTGTAATTGTTTTCTAAATATGAAGTCTCATTATGAATGCAGAAGGCAACAGTGAGCACACCATTATAGCTCTGACCAAATCTCTAAGACTTGTAGGGAAGCCACTAATTCACAAGGCAGTCTTTGTGAACTTTTTTCCGTAAAACTTAGAAATACTGCAAAGCATTGTTGTATAAGCGACATAAGACCAAAAGTATGAGTGGATGCTAACATTGTAAGGTCTGCAAAGCACGTGTTAAAGCTCAGTCTAACGGcatcttccctctgctcctgccaCTGACTCAGCGGGCCACAAGTACACGAAGACTCTACAGCTCATGGGGCAATCAGGAGTGGATGTTAGACCATGTTATCACAGTCAGAAGATACGACCACTTCTGAAACTCACCTTCCTCCTTCTGGTGGCTTCAGGAGACTTCTTCCTCCTGGTGGTTTCAAATAAGAatctcttttttccctcttctctaaGAAATAAAGGTGGGTTAATATAGCTTCTTCCCTAACTAGCAAAACAACAGCAGATAACAAGAAGCTGAGAGTTTGATTCTTAGTTCAAGCATTTTAtttgagttaaaataaatttctacatTCATTAATGTAGAAATATAAAGATAGTCATCCCTGGGGTTTCTTTTCTCCTGGGGCTCATCAACCTGTGAGTTTGTAAGACCTGGTCCCAAGCTGCACGATACATCATTTCATGCATCTAGTATAGATGAggcacactgagcaaagcttccAAACACTCCCTTAGAGCTTTTGCAACCCACTGGGTCTGAAGGCCACTCAACACAGACCCTTCTGGGACATGCTGTTGAATTACTGGATCATCCTAGGAGGCTCCTACATGCTCATAGGTGTCGTTTGAGCTCAGAAATGGAAAGCCTCATCACTATAGAATATGTTAGATTACAAATTATGCCTTTAAAGGTGGATGAATTTACTTATGCTGAAGGGATATGATGAAATATTCAATATTTAGATAAGGATATGAgcaaagaaactaagacacagaaAACATAAGCATATATAAAAGACATCAGGAATGGTTTAGTACTTCCTGGATAAAGGAGCCCCAAGAGTGTCACGGAACTGGCCTCTGGTTCCTAGGCATGGATCCCTGGGATATCTGGCAAAGTGCCTCATGATCTTTGGATGAGCCTCTTTCTAGTGACCTTAAAACAGTATATGTACTTGAAACTTCCAAATTTCAGGGAAAACAACCAGATCTTGCTTTGGGAATATTTGTAAGTTATCTCATAATTAGTTATAAAGTATATACTACATTAAAACCAGTAACTCTAGTgggtggagaaaaaaaatatgtggcCCTTGTTTATATCATTTTGGTATTAAACTATGTCCTCAAATAAACCTATATTTTTAGAAAACACGCCCTTGGGATCATCTCTATCCCCCTGTCTACCCTCCCTTTGAGGGGTAAGCCATTGTAGAACttcttctaacacacacacacacacacacacacacacacacacacacgcacacacacgcacgcacacgcgcgtgTTGATCTGTCCTACCATTTTAGAGCTTGTTGAGGTAAAGCATAATTTCTTATTTCTCAATGTGTTCCCACGTCTGGCACGTACAAGTATGTATTCTTTCAATAGCATATTCATCCCcaaatacctttaaaaaacaaattacacttgtttatttgtttgtgtttgggggGGCATGTGGACACATATGGGGGCCCATGGATGACTTGTAAGAGTTGGTTcacttcttccaccatgtggttctagggggaacaaactcaggttgttaggcttggcagcTGGCACTTTATTTGGtcagctatctcaccagccctcaagAATCATTTTCAATCAGACTATATTGTTCTTGcctgtttaaaaatattatttttggttgtgagcctagccgggcggtggtggtgcacgcctttaatcccagcacttggcaggcagagccaggcagatctctgtgagttcgaggccagcctgggctaccaagtgagtcccaggaaaggcgcaaagctacacagagaaatcctgtctcaaaaaaccaaaaaaaaaagaaaaagaaaaaaattattaaccaaaaaatcaatgaaaatgggctcccagagaaatatttttattaatatttgccAGGAAAGTGATTATATGaatttgattcttttgttttcattttattaataatattcaaaagaatacaaagtaatgagttttgttataatattttatatacttacgtcattttgttttttcttacacTGCATCCCTTGCCTGATGCATAATTggaaaaggttattttttttttccattctgtaggctgccattccACTCTGGTGATATTTTTCTTTGCTATGCAGAAATTCATCAATTTTGGGCTCCCATCAATTTAGAATTATTTCCTGAGCTAATGATGTGattttcagaaagttcttgcctCTATGTGTGTCTTGAAATGCTTTCCTCTAGCAGTTTTTATGTTTTGGGTTTTACATTAAGGTCTTTGACCCACTTTGAATTAACTTTTATGCAAAGAGAATGATATCAGGCTAGctttattcttctacatgaaCATACCTAGTTTTCCCAGCACCTTTTGTTAAGGAAGATCTTAATTTCCAAAGTTTGTTTTTGAtgattttgtcaaaaatcaggtgagTATAGCTGTGAGAATTTATTCCTGGGTGCTCTGTTCTactccattggtctacatgtctgtttttgtgccaatgcTTAGCAATGTTCATTACTGTGGCTCTGTGGTATAATTTGAGATCAGATATTATGGTACTTCCAGAATCATGGTTTCTTCTTGGGGTTGCTTTAGTTATCCAAggttcatatgaattttaggatttttttccagttctgtagatgatgtcattggaattttgatggggattgtgttgagtTGGTAGAATATTTTTAGTAATATATCCATTTGTATAGTATTAGTTCTGCTAATCCATAAGCAAGGACAGTCTTTCCATCATTGAGTTTGTCTTGTATAGATAGATCTTTCACTTCCTCAATTAGGTTTATTTATGGGTATTCTTAAGCTACAGtacatgaaaattttcttttcaacaaGTCATGATTGGTATATAGAAAATCTCCCAATCTTGTACGTTGATCTTACATCCTGCTAGTTTAATGAACGTATTATCAGACCCAAGTGTCTTTTGATCATGTCTTTAGGACCTTCTAAgtataaaatcattttatctgAAAAGACTACCTTTTTGgactcttccttttttatttatattatttttaagtctttctcttctctcactgcTCTAGCTATGACAAGTACTAATGGGACAAGAGCAGAAAGCGTTGGCTTTCACTCTTGATTTTACAGGAAGTGTTTGTCCTCATCTAGTATGATGGAGGATGGAGATAAGTTTATCAACtaaacactttattatttttaaatctgttatAGTTTCAAGTTTTCTTGTTATTCTCTAATGATGTTTTAGAGCAGAATCTGTTGTAATATCTTCTTTTTTATCTCTAATTTAttaatgtgtgttttttttccctttcctttagtTACTTTGTCTCTGAAGTTCCTATGTTGACCTTTAAAGGTCACAGTGAGGCACTGAAGTCACTCACTGCTCTCATGGCcttagtgtttgttttatgaaattagaAGTCCCAACATTTGAAGTATGTGTATTTGCAATTGTTATAAATCCTTAAGGAATTGCTTTCACTATTATGATGtagtggtgggttttttgtttgtttgtttgtttgtttgtttgtctcttaCAGATTTAGTTAGAAGATTACCCTATCAGATATCATGACAGCTTTGCCTCTTCTATTTGTTTGATAGATTCACTATTAGCCTCTgacatttgtttttacttttatttgtatgtatggatgtgtgcCTGCCTGAGATTATGTGTACTTTGTATGTGCAGATGCCAAACTATTGAA
This window harbors:
- the Or8d4 gene encoding olfactory receptor 8D4, which translates into the protein MSLRNHSTVTEFLLLGLSEEPALQLPLFCLFLVIYIVTMVGNLGMMALIKLNSQLHTPMYYFLSSLSFLDFCYSSVVTPKMLVGFLSRDKAISYSNCMAQLFFFCIFVISECYMLAAMAYDRYVAICSPLLYAVIMSPRVCSLLVAAVFSVGFTDAVIHGGCILRLSFCKSNIIKHYFCDIVPLIQLSCSSTYIDELLIFIIGGFNMVATSLTIIISYGFILASILHIHSKEGKSKAFNTCSSHLTAVLIFYGSLMSMYLKPASNGSLIHEKVTSVFYTTVIPMLNPLIYSLRNKEVKNALVKLVRRKTSS